ATGCTGCAGTCATCGTTGATCTCCTTGATTGAGCTCCGGGATCGGATAGGTGGGAACCGCGTCATTGAGGTTCCCACCGGCCTTCCGGTGCGGTGTTTCTTTCCGTGACACTTACTTTTCCGCACTTCCAAGAGGCTTTCTAGAGAGAAATGCTGGAAAGAAATGCGTTTCTTCACGTATTCTTTAGAAATGTCCCCTGGAAGCTGGAACCGCGAAGCCGCGCCGCCAACACCGTCCGCCGCGTCTGCTGAACTGGACGTCATCAGCCTGGGCCGCCGCGTGCGCCATCTGCGCAAGCAAGCCGGACTGACCCTGGATAACCTCAGCGCCGCCGTCGGTACCGCACCCAGCCAGTTGAGCCTGATCGAGAACGGCAAGCGGGAACCGAAGCTGGGGCTCCTGCAGCACCTGGCGTCCGCCCTCAATGTCAGCATCGACCAACTTCTCGGCGCGGAACCTCCCAGCCGCCGGGCCGCCCTGGAGATCGAGCTCGAACGCTACCAGCGCAGCCCGCTCTACGAGACGCTGAACCTGCCCAAAATCCGCATCAGCTCGCGGCTTCCGGTGGACGTGCTGGAGGCCCAGGTGGGGCTGCTGCATGAGCTGGAGCGCAAGATGAACGAGCAGGTGGCCACCCCGGAGGAAGCGCGCCGGGCGAACGGTGAACTGCGGGCAATGATGCGCGAGCGCGGCAACTATTTTCCGGAGTACGAGGCCGAGGCGCAGAAGGTGCTCAAGGGGGTTGGTTACACTACCGGCCCGCTTAGCCAGCACGTCATCGCGGACATCGCCGAGAACCTCGGATTCACCCTGCACCATGTGGGTGACCTGCCGCATTCCACCCGTTCCGTGACCGATTTGAAGAACCGCAGAATTTACCTGACCCAGAACCAGCGGCAGGACCACGACCCCCGGTCGGTGCTGCTGCAGGCCCTGGGTCACTACGTGCTGGGGCACGAAACCCCGAAGAACTACGGCGACTTCCTGGCCCAGCGCGTGGCAACGAACTATTTTGCTGCAGCGCTCCTGCTGCCGGAAAAGGCAACCCTGGAATTTTTGCAGAAGGCGAAGGCCGCCAAGGAAATCGCCGTGGAGGACATCAGGGACGCTTTTGCCGTGTCCTATGAAACGGCAGCCCACCGGTTTACGAACCTTGCCACGCAGCACTTGGGCATCACCACCCATTTCCAGAAGACGCACCAGAGCGGAATCATCTACAAGGCATACGAGAACGACGGCGTGGCGTTCCCGCAGGACCACACCGGCGCCATCGAGGGCCAGCCGTCGTGCAAGGCCTGGACTTCCCGCGCAGTGTTCGACGTTCCGGACAAGTTCAGCGCCTACAGCCAGTACACCGACACGCCCTCCGGGACGTACTGGTGCACCGCCCGCACCGAACGTTCAGCCAGCGGCGAGTTTTCGCTCAGCATCGGCGTGCCGTACCAGCACGTCAAATGGTTCCGCGGACGGGAAACCACCGCGCGGGCCAAGTCCACCTGCCCCGATCCGAACTGCTGCAAACGGCCGCCGACCGAGCTCGCCTCGCAGTGGGCCGGCAACGCATGGCCCTCCGCC
The Arthrobacter sp. PGP41 genome window above contains:
- a CDS encoding XRE family transcriptional regulator; the encoded protein is MRFFTYSLEMSPGSWNREAAPPTPSAASAELDVISLGRRVRHLRKQAGLTLDNLSAAVGTAPSQLSLIENGKREPKLGLLQHLASALNVSIDQLLGAEPPSRRAALEIELERYQRSPLYETLNLPKIRISSRLPVDVLEAQVGLLHELERKMNEQVATPEEARRANGELRAMMRERGNYFPEYEAEAQKVLKGVGYTTGPLSQHVIADIAENLGFTLHHVGDLPHSTRSVTDLKNRRIYLTQNQRQDHDPRSVLLQALGHYVLGHETPKNYGDFLAQRVATNYFAAALLLPEKATLEFLQKAKAAKEIAVEDIRDAFAVSYETAAHRFTNLATQHLGITTHFQKTHQSGIIYKAYENDGVAFPQDHTGAIEGQPSCKAWTSRAVFDVPDKFSAYSQYTDTPSGTYWCTARTERSASGEFSLSIGVPYQHVKWFRGRETTARAKSTCPDPNCCKRPPTELASQWAGNAWPSARAHSHLLAAMPPGAFPGVDETEVYSFLQAHSGT